Proteins encoded together in one Vulcanisaeta thermophila window:
- the surE gene encoding 5'/3'-nucleotidase SurE, whose amino-acid sequence MVKILVTNDDGIYSPGLRMLYEYVKDLGEVYVVAPETPKSASGLGITLHKPLRVNRMNLCGFEVHATSGTPSDTIYLATLEITGNVDLVLSGINIGDNTSLQVILSSGTLGAAFQAALLGIPAIAYSVDVSDGDELVGNEELTPILRAVVRESALFIIRNGMPRGVDVISINFPRTVSRDVRVRLVKASKLKFSEKVDARVDPRGGRYYWLFGSLIEPEPGTDTYVVHREGNIALTPLTLDMNALGPRVEVDVDGLVKLTDHLNSVVRGLVSREYGYG is encoded by the coding sequence ATGGTTAAGATCTTGGTTACCAATGATGATGGTATCTACAGCCCAGGGCTTAGGATGCTCTATGAGTATGTTAAGGACCTGGGCGAGGTTTACGTAGTGGCCCCTGAAACCCCAAAGTCAGCCTCTGGACTGGGCATAACGCTACATAAGCCCCTCAGGGTTAATAGGATGAATCTCTGCGGCTTCGAGGTGCACGCAACCTCGGGCACGCCATCGGACACTATTTACTTGGCCACCCTGGAGATAACCGGTAATGTGGACCTGGTGCTCTCTGGGATTAACATTGGTGATAACACATCACTGCAGGTTATACTTTCCTCGGGGACCCTGGGAGCCGCATTCCAAGCTGCCCTGTTGGGTATACCGGCTATTGCGTACTCCGTGGATGTTAGTGATGGTGATGAGCTTGTGGGTAATGAGGAGTTGACACCGATACTAAGGGCTGTGGTTAGGGAGTCCGCATTGTTCATTATTAGGAATGGTATGCCGAGGGGTGTGGACGTCATTAGTATTAACTTCCCAAGGACCGTGAGTAGGGACGTCAGGGTTAGGCTGGTCAAGGCTTCCAAGCTTAAATTCTCAGAGAAGGTGGATGCCAGGGTTGACCCTAGGGGCGGTAGGTACTACTGGCTTTTTGGTTCCCTGATAGAGCCTGAGCCTGGCACGGACACGTACGTGGTCCATAGGGAGGGAAACATAGCCCTCACACCCCTTACCCTGGATATGAACGCCCTGGGCCCCCGTGTGGAGGTTGATGTTGATGGCCTTGTTAAGCTTACGGATCACCTAAACTCCGTGGTGAGGGGCCTGGTTTCCCGTGAATATGGATATGGATAA
- a CDS encoding exosome complex RNA-binding protein Csl4 — MSEFVMPGDVVGVAEEFLPGNNVDSDSDGKLRSTVMGTVVRDAKAHIVHVKPIKDAQLLSVNTVVYGRVVAIPNDRVVIVRITSVGSDGGLVELKNKFTGLIPLSQLTNGRVDGASRLVGIGDIVKARVISRGPPYILTMRDPQLGVVYGACPRCGGPMRLINYEQLRCTVCNYVTSKKVSMSEYWIR, encoded by the coding sequence ATGAGTGAATTTGTAATGCCAGGTGATGTTGTGGGTGTTGCTGAGGAGTTTCTGCCTGGGAATAACGTGGACAGCGATAGCGATGGGAAGCTCAGGTCCACGGTAATGGGCACCGTGGTTAGGGATGCCAAGGCCCACATAGTACATGTGAAGCCCATAAAGGACGCCCAACTGCTTAGTGTGAATACCGTGGTTTACGGCAGGGTCGTGGCCATACCCAACGATAGGGTGGTCATCGTAAGAATAACCTCAGTGGGCAGTGATGGGGGCTTGGTGGAGTTAAAAAACAAATTCACAGGCCTAATACCACTGTCCCAACTAACGAATGGCAGGGTTGACGGGGCCAGTAGGTTGGTGGGTATCGGCGATATCGTAAAGGCTAGGGTGATATCCAGGGGACCGCCGTACATACTAACCATGAGGGACCCACAACTGGGCGTTGTCTATGGGGCATGCCCCAGGTGCGGCGGCCCCATGAGGCTCATTAACTACGAGCAGTTAAGGTGCACCGTGTGCAATTACGTAACCAGTAAGAAGGTGAGTATGAGCGAGTACTGGATTAGGTGA
- a CDS encoding ATP cone domain-containing protein: protein MVKVIKRDGTEEDFVIEKIVVSILKTGAPVDVARRIARKIECQFSDVDKVTAKDLTKAILTELRKINEEWYRNWIVFDKAVKRRATEKELE, encoded by the coding sequence GTGGTTAAGGTTATAAAGAGGGATGGTACGGAGGAGGACTTCGTAATAGAGAAGATCGTGGTCAGCATATTGAAGACCGGGGCTCCCGTGGACGTGGCCAGGAGGATTGCAAGGAAGATAGAGTGCCAGTTCTCAGACGTAGACAAGGTCACAGCCAAAGACCTAACCAAGGCAATACTAACAGAGTTGAGGAAGATCAATGAGGAGTGGTACAGGAACTGGATCGTCTTCGATAAAGCCGTGAAGCGCAGGGCCACGGAGAAGGAGCTCGAGTGA
- a CDS encoding vWA domain-containing protein — translation MSKELDPGELTAKILSRVYAYLKEDSRVVRPGSVRSFEAALNDIMMRIVLEGGVDYEKYKEIVTRVGIENLYLSVETVNPEDKVYVLREAFMRAFEEFETSPAQLSSEESGGGESGGVSGYRVSEGEGSEEQGEGGSQEVGVDYRLGEEQRGNAGGNESPTVSGLVSSGNKESTANFDSVVTTIYEILYGGVGTVNFLNLAQLINMFIDPYANITEKVKVLRKIEPYLRSYGLVPTEGRRGREGERVFEALRNVVRNAMSGVGQVKVVRFTDVDRYPTYVVSIREYKIGDSYFDMDMQRTSMNIARKVMMNKPFTSRDIVVKEYANIKTIDIVLCLDVSGSMRELSNGMPKIEIAKDAITQYIQFLAKTNDRLAMVLFNFRADVLWPLAPVRKYWSQMKYMLKYVYAGGGTNLANALEKSRDVLTRSRSNSKHVICVTDGRTVNSSMCIREAVRLRRGGTTISTIAIGENSDDELLMRLSKLGGGLFIKISNIHDLGRALIMDKLHGM, via the coding sequence TTGAGTAAGGAGTTGGACCCTGGCGAGCTAACGGCGAAGATACTCAGTAGGGTCTATGCCTACTTAAAGGAGGACTCGAGGGTTGTGAGGCCTGGCTCCGTGAGGAGTTTCGAGGCCGCGCTTAACGATATAATGATGAGGATAGTCCTGGAGGGTGGGGTTGATTATGAGAAGTATAAAGAGATAGTAACCAGGGTTGGTATAGAGAACCTATACCTCTCGGTGGAGACAGTAAACCCCGAGGATAAGGTCTACGTGCTCAGGGAAGCCTTCATGAGAGCCTTCGAGGAATTTGAAACAAGCCCGGCGCAATTAAGTAGTGAGGAGAGTGGTGGTGGGGAGAGTGGTGGGGTTAGTGGTTACAGAGTAAGTGAGGGTGAGGGGAGTGAGGAGCAGGGTGAAGGTGGCTCTCAAGAGGTTGGTGTTGATTATAGGCTTGGTGAGGAGCAGAGGGGAAATGCTGGCGGTAATGAGAGTCCCACGGTTAGCGGGCTGGTCAGTAGTGGTAATAAGGAGAGTACTGCGAACTTCGACTCCGTGGTCACCACAATATACGAGATACTCTACGGCGGGGTTGGTACCGTGAACTTCCTAAACCTGGCCCAGTTGATAAACATGTTCATAGACCCCTACGCAAACATAACGGAGAAGGTTAAGGTGCTCAGGAAGATAGAGCCCTACCTAAGGAGTTACGGCCTGGTGCCCACTGAGGGTAGGAGGGGTAGGGAGGGTGAGAGGGTGTTTGAGGCGTTGAGGAATGTGGTTAGGAATGCCATGAGTGGTGTGGGTCAGGTTAAGGTGGTTAGGTTCACAGACGTGGATAGGTACCCAACGTACGTGGTTAGTATTAGGGAGTATAAGATAGGTGATAGTTACTTCGATATGGACATGCAGAGGACATCCATGAACATAGCCAGGAAGGTTATGATGAACAAACCCTTCACAAGCAGGGACATAGTGGTTAAGGAGTACGCTAATATAAAGACCATAGACATAGTACTATGCCTAGACGTGTCCGGGAGCATGAGGGAGCTCAGCAACGGCATGCCCAAGATAGAGATTGCGAAGGATGCCATAACCCAGTACATACAATTCCTGGCAAAAACCAACGATAGGCTAGCCATGGTACTCTTCAACTTCAGGGCAGACGTACTCTGGCCCCTAGCACCCGTTAGGAAGTATTGGAGCCAGATGAAGTACATGCTCAAGTACGTATACGCTGGAGGCGGTACAAACCTAGCCAACGCCCTGGAGAAGTCCAGGGACGTCCTCACCAGGTCCAGGAGCAACTCCAAGCACGTCATATGCGTGACTGATGGTAGGACCGTGAACTCGAGCATGTGCATTAGGGAGGCTGTGAGGCTTAGGAGGGGTGGCACCACCATATCCACCATAGCCATTGGCGAGAATAGTGATGATGAGTTACTCATGAGGCTCTCCAAGCTTGGTGGCGGCTTGTTCATAAAGATTAGCAATATTCATGACCTGGGCAGGGCATTGATAATGGATAAGCTACATGGCATGTAA
- the ileS gene encoding isoleucine--tRNA ligase — translation MSVIDSGFTLNTQFDVKGIEERVRRFWLENRIEEKWRRGPEKPLGRFTFLEGPPTTNGFPHVGHIRGRTYKDAVLRYHRLLGLWVWAQGGWDEQGLPVEIEVEKKLGLRSKKDIEKVGYDRFSLECNSLVDYYLERWREVGTRRLGLWLDLEGAYETRRAHYIEHVWAFLKDAWQKGALFEDYRVLPFCPRCETALSDAEVDQGYEDREDPSIFVKFPVEGSQDTYLVIWTTTPWTLVDNEAVAVHPDFDYALVRANINGKNEYLWLAQRLVPQLMERFGVRDYEIVKVVKGRELQGIRYRHIYLDQVPVHREHLERAHYVVTADFVTLEEGTGLVHIAPAHGPEDFEVARKYGLPITNSVEINGVFNELGGVFSGKYWLDVSQMVIKDLRDRGLLLRHETIVHAYPHCWRCGTPLIYRSDRQWFIRVSAFRDRMVEELRKVRIYPEHLRDRFDNWVANARDWTISRSRVWGTPLPIWRCKDDPSKILVIGSIEELRRYADYVPNVPLDMLVHRPWIDMVRIKTQDCSEWVREPFVVDVWMDSGVAWIASVDGLRNREFFNELYPYDWVTEAIDQTRGWFYSLLATSVVWMGRAPYKSILITGHVVDKYGQKMSKSKGNVVWAEDLFNRWGADPVRLYLLAKSAPWDTMSVDPDEVVDYRGVLSILWNVVKFADTYMELDKFNPRIHRLEELLGKGLVEDRWILSRFYTRLRNFLRYMDNFELHMAAREWINLVVEDLSHGYIRLIRRRVWSEESREDKYAAYAVLYHVVKGALIMGSALVPHITEYLWQAFVRKYEDDEVESVHLSRMPQVVEGYIDQDLERVFDTLFSVFSDIAELRNRIRVKLRWPLATAMIKVQDEGLAKGLEGVKNLLAYLANVKNVIITRELGQCDESSFARLQGKDYEVCLSRVVDKELYYEGLAREVVRRIQSMRARANLRVDDRVRVYLYTDNEDIVNAVARFRDYILGEVRGVEIVIKEAPQDALSMDWEIEDARVRIGIERV, via the coding sequence GTGTCTGTTATTGATTCGGGCTTCACATTAAATACCCAATTTGATGTGAAGGGGATTGAGGAGAGGGTTAGGCGTTTTTGGCTTGAGAATAGGATTGAGGAGAAGTGGCGTAGGGGCCCTGAGAAGCCCCTTGGACGCTTCACGTTCCTTGAGGGACCCCCGACGACTAATGGCTTCCCCCACGTGGGCCACATTAGGGGTAGGACGTACAAGGACGCGGTCCTTAGGTACCATAGGCTCCTGGGGCTTTGGGTATGGGCTCAGGGTGGTTGGGATGAGCAGGGGTTGCCAGTGGAGATTGAGGTGGAGAAGAAGCTGGGGCTTAGGAGTAAGAAGGATATTGAGAAGGTGGGTTATGACAGGTTCAGCCTGGAGTGCAACTCCCTGGTGGATTACTACCTTGAGAGGTGGAGGGAGGTGGGCACGAGGAGGCTTGGACTCTGGCTTGATTTGGAGGGCGCCTACGAGACCAGGAGGGCCCATTACATAGAGCATGTTTGGGCATTCCTAAAGGATGCGTGGCAGAAGGGGGCTTTGTTCGAGGACTACAGGGTACTGCCCTTCTGCCCCAGGTGTGAGACGGCCCTCAGCGATGCGGAGGTGGATCAGGGTTATGAGGATAGGGAGGACCCGTCAATATTCGTTAAGTTCCCTGTGGAGGGTTCCCAGGACACTTACCTAGTCATTTGGACCACCACGCCCTGGACCCTCGTGGATAACGAGGCGGTTGCCGTACACCCAGACTTTGACTATGCCCTGGTCAGGGCCAACATTAACGGTAAAAACGAGTACTTATGGCTAGCCCAGAGGCTGGTTCCCCAGTTAATGGAGAGGTTTGGGGTTAGGGATTACGAGATTGTTAAGGTTGTTAAGGGTAGGGAATTACAGGGCATTAGGTATAGGCACATCTACCTGGACCAGGTGCCCGTGCATAGAGAGCACCTTGAGAGAGCCCATTACGTGGTCACGGCGGACTTCGTGACCCTGGAGGAGGGTACTGGCCTGGTCCACATAGCCCCTGCCCATGGCCCTGAGGACTTCGAGGTCGCTAGGAAGTATGGGCTACCCATTACCAATTCCGTTGAGATTAATGGTGTGTTTAATGAGTTGGGTGGTGTGTTTAGTGGTAAGTACTGGCTCGATGTATCCCAAATGGTGATTAAGGACTTGAGGGATAGGGGCTTGCTCCTGCGTCACGAAACCATCGTCCACGCATACCCGCACTGCTGGAGGTGTGGGACGCCCCTTATTTACAGGTCTGATAGGCAGTGGTTCATCAGGGTGAGCGCCTTTAGGGATAGGATGGTTGAGGAGTTAAGGAAGGTCAGGATATACCCGGAGCACCTAAGGGATAGGTTTGACAACTGGGTCGCAAACGCCAGGGACTGGACAATATCCAGGAGTAGGGTTTGGGGGACACCACTACCCATTTGGCGCTGTAAGGATGACCCCAGTAAGATACTGGTCATAGGCTCCATAGAGGAGTTGAGGCGCTACGCGGATTACGTGCCCAACGTGCCCCTGGACATGCTGGTACACAGGCCCTGGATCGACATGGTTAGGATAAAAACCCAGGACTGCAGTGAGTGGGTTAGGGAGCCCTTCGTGGTTGATGTTTGGATGGATAGTGGTGTTGCCTGGATCGCGAGCGTGGACGGCCTTAGAAATAGGGAGTTCTTCAATGAGTTGTACCCGTATGACTGGGTTACGGAGGCCATAGACCAGACAAGGGGTTGGTTCTACTCATTACTGGCCACTTCGGTGGTTTGGATGGGCAGGGCACCCTACAAGTCAATACTGATCACGGGCCACGTGGTTGATAAGTACGGTCAGAAAATGAGTAAGTCTAAGGGCAACGTGGTTTGGGCTGAGGACCTATTCAACAGGTGGGGTGCGGACCCCGTGAGGCTTTACCTACTGGCTAAGTCCGCCCCCTGGGACACCATGTCCGTGGACCCCGACGAGGTTGTTGATTATAGGGGTGTGCTCTCCATACTCTGGAATGTGGTTAAGTTCGCAGATACCTACATGGAGCTTGACAAGTTCAACCCCAGGATACACAGGCTCGAGGAGTTGTTGGGTAAGGGCTTGGTTGAGGATAGGTGGATCCTCAGTAGGTTCTACACCAGGTTGAGGAACTTCCTGAGGTACATGGACAACTTCGAGCTCCACATGGCGGCCAGGGAGTGGATTAACCTAGTTGTTGAGGATTTGAGCCACGGCTACATAAGGCTCATTAGGCGTAGGGTTTGGTCTGAGGAGAGCCGTGAGGATAAGTACGCAGCATACGCGGTGCTTTACCACGTGGTCAAGGGCGCCCTGATCATGGGCTCAGCCCTGGTTCCCCACATAACCGAGTACCTCTGGCAGGCCTTTGTGAGGAAGTACGAGGATGACGAGGTGGAAAGCGTCCACCTCAGTAGGATGCCCCAGGTGGTTGAGGGCTACATAGACCAGGACCTGGAGAGGGTCTTTGACACCTTATTCAGTGTGTTCTCCGACATTGCGGAGCTTAGGAATAGAATAAGGGTCAAGCTCAGGTGGCCCCTGGCCACTGCAATGATCAAGGTGCAGGATGAGGGGCTGGCCAAGGGGCTCGAGGGCGTGAAGAACCTCCTGGCCTACCTGGCCAATGTTAAGAATGTGATCATCACCAGGGAGTTGGGCCAGTGCGATGAGAGTAGTTTCGCCAGGCTTCAGGGCAAGGATTACGAAGTATGCCTATCCAGAGTTGTGGATAAGGAGCTGTACTACGAGGGCCTGGCTAGGGAGGTTGTTAGGAGGATCCAGAGCATGAGGGCCAGGGCTAACCTGAGGGTTGATGATAGGGTTAGGGTTTACCTGTACACGGACAATGAGGACATAGTGAATGCCGTGGCTAGGTTTAGGGATTACATACTCGGTGAGGTTAGGGGTGTGGAGATAGTGATAAAGGAGGCACCGCAGGATGCCCTGTCCATGGATTGGGAGATTGAGGATGCCAGAGTTAGGATAGGTATAGAGAGGGTTTAG
- a CDS encoding B3/B4 domain-containing protein: MRILIKEELRGKVFIGVGVIKGINNRQYPGELENYIKSEVNNIRGRYTLEALKDDRVIRAYRDFYWHELGIDPTKQRPAQEALLRRILRGEGLPRINPMVDIGNVASIKYLVPVGLYDIGKFQGRDLVIRYAVDGETFNPIGSPVRKLTRNQIVLATVDNLILHIYPYRDSELTKIDENTRDVLIITAGVPGVDQNVLRESTGFIMRTAREYLGGEPIGEPILIVSEGEVVT, encoded by the coding sequence ATGAGGATATTGATAAAGGAGGAGCTCAGAGGCAAGGTCTTCATAGGCGTCGGCGTGATTAAGGGCATAAACAATAGGCAATACCCAGGGGAACTTGAGAACTACATAAAGAGTGAAGTGAATAACATAAGGGGCAGGTACACACTGGAGGCTCTGAAGGATGACAGGGTAATAAGGGCGTACAGGGACTTCTACTGGCATGAACTGGGCATAGACCCCACAAAGCAGAGGCCAGCCCAGGAGGCTCTGCTGAGGAGGATCCTCAGGGGTGAGGGGCTGCCCAGGATAAACCCCATGGTGGACATTGGCAACGTGGCAAGCATAAAGTACCTAGTCCCAGTGGGGCTTTATGACATTGGGAAGTTCCAGGGAAGGGACTTGGTGATTAGGTACGCGGTGGATGGGGAGACCTTCAACCCAATAGGGTCGCCAGTTAGGAAATTAACCAGGAATCAGATAGTCCTGGCCACGGTGGACAACTTAATACTCCACATATACCCATACAGGGACTCGGAATTAACAAAGATAGATGAGAACACGAGGGACGTACTCATAATAACCGCTGGAGTGCCGGGGGTGGATCAAAACGTGCTCAGGGAGTCCACGGGCTTCATAATGAGAACGGCCCGGGAATACCTAGGGGGAGAACCAATTGGTGAGCCCATTCTGATAGTGAGCGAGGGGGAAGTAGTCACGTAA
- a CDS encoding AAA family ATPase — MASGKDLTAFLPKLSDLIKREEVDVGRLVTDAIRTKGVKKILSELERELKGLGDVAMDILSSLAVGRHVLIMGPVGIGKTTLAEALAEALHISDPPYIEVACHSHMTATELTGDIDIAVALQAGLDHPLAYIPGPLVMAHGGILILDEINRLNPYSQAALLQSLQEHYVFIRGFRIRSDFLVIATSNPAEYSGVYELSEALADRMKVVEIQYPDKELLKSILSWKSNMYVEHLGVKVPDTLTEVVATFMTLVAQDGNVEVGPSIRSAIYSLTTAMSRAWLEGRDVTLNDLKREVISNMVNVIRGNFTSEAEKKDYLARKFDEAAMISRRYSRK, encoded by the coding sequence ATGGCAAGCGGTAAGGATTTAACGGCATTCCTACCAAAACTCTCGGACTTAATCAAGAGGGAGGAGGTTGATGTGGGGAGGTTGGTCACGGACGCCATAAGGACCAAGGGCGTTAAGAAAATACTCAGTGAGCTTGAGAGGGAGTTGAAGGGGTTGGGTGATGTTGCCATGGACATACTAAGCAGCCTCGCCGTGGGTAGGCACGTGTTGATAATGGGCCCCGTGGGCATTGGGAAGACAACCCTAGCCGAGGCCCTGGCTGAGGCCCTCCACATATCAGACCCACCATACATAGAGGTTGCGTGCCACAGCCACATGACGGCCACCGAGCTCACTGGGGACATAGACATAGCCGTGGCATTGCAGGCGGGCCTTGATCACCCACTGGCGTACATACCAGGGCCCCTCGTGATGGCCCACGGTGGGATATTAATACTCGATGAGATTAATAGGCTCAACCCATACAGCCAGGCAGCCCTGCTCCAATCGCTTCAGGAGCATTACGTCTTCATTAGGGGGTTTAGGATTAGGAGTGACTTCCTGGTCATAGCCACGTCAAACCCTGCGGAGTACTCGGGGGTTTACGAGCTCAGTGAGGCCCTTGCTGATAGGATGAAGGTTGTGGAGATACAGTACCCAGATAAGGAGTTACTCAAGTCAATACTTAGTTGGAAGAGTAATATGTATGTGGAGCACCTGGGCGTTAAGGTTCCTGACACCCTGACGGAGGTGGTGGCAACGTTCATGACCCTAGTGGCCCAGGATGGTAATGTGGAAGTGGGCCCAAGCATTAGGTCAGCCATTTACTCACTAACCACCGCAATGTCCAGGGCGTGGCTTGAGGGCAGGGACGTAACGCTCAACGACCTGAAGAGGGAGGTGATTAGCAACATGGTCAATGTGATTAGGGGGAACTTCACCAGCGAGGCTGAGAAGAAGGACTACCTAGCCCGTAAGTTTGATGAGGCAGCCATGATAAGTAGGAGGTACTCAAGGAAGTAA
- a CDS encoding Clp1/GlmU family protein — protein MDSYTLEAGSILRVDGPATVRVITGRIYVLGVEYGVNDRITIMRGRRVIIKTLEKSTLELIIGPEGNAELANEEDQLINQWETTLNSIVSRGSTYVILGAMDVGKTTITTILVNKGVARKLKVGVIDGDPGQNDIGPPTTVSSAVATNYITHLSQLKMDKSVFVKTTSVEHVWRDVINGITKLRNDLLNRHGVDMVVINTDGWVSGEDAINYKLELIRSVGATHVIILRRNNETDELIERVRGEFKNVYVLPSPPNARIRDREDRKIRREMGYGRYIMPPRELSLSLRRTPIVNMPILHGSIYDNNMLRIIRKSLGPISYMEQWGGVAIAVGHVKEAQFRNIGGVTVLLLPNDWERGLLVALEDRDNYLLTLGVLRRIYYSNGKAVIAVPRTFDREGEIHHIRLGMVRLNENFEEVEKAVYISRVESLLTAKPQTILNP, from the coding sequence GTGGATTCATACACCCTTGAGGCTGGCTCCATCCTAAGGGTAGATGGACCAGCCACCGTGAGGGTAATCACAGGGAGAATCTACGTACTGGGTGTTGAGTATGGAGTTAATGATAGGATAACAATAATGAGGGGTAGGAGGGTCATAATAAAGACCCTGGAAAAGTCAACCCTGGAACTCATAATAGGGCCCGAGGGAAACGCGGAATTGGCCAATGAGGAGGACCAACTAATCAACCAGTGGGAGACCACACTAAACAGTATAGTAAGTAGGGGCTCCACATACGTGATCCTGGGAGCAATGGACGTGGGAAAAACCACGATAACCACGATACTCGTTAACAAGGGCGTGGCTAGGAAGCTAAAGGTTGGTGTGATAGATGGGGATCCGGGGCAGAATGACATAGGCCCGCCCACCACGGTATCCTCGGCAGTGGCCACGAATTACATAACACACCTGAGCCAATTAAAGATGGACAAGTCAGTCTTTGTTAAGACCACGAGTGTGGAGCACGTGTGGAGGGATGTGATTAACGGCATTACTAAACTACGTAACGACTTACTAAACAGGCACGGGGTTGACATGGTGGTGATAAATACCGATGGCTGGGTCTCGGGGGAGGACGCGATTAATTATAAGCTGGAGTTGATAAGGAGTGTTGGGGCCACACACGTAATAATTCTCAGGAGGAATAATGAGACTGATGAGTTGATAGAGAGGGTTCGTGGGGAATTCAAGAACGTGTACGTATTACCATCACCACCAAATGCCAGGATTAGGGATAGGGAGGATAGGAAGATTAGGAGGGAGATGGGCTATGGAAGGTACATAATGCCACCAAGGGAATTAAGCCTAAGCCTCAGGAGGACACCAATAGTTAACATGCCCATCCTACATGGCTCCATCTACGATAATAACATGCTCAGGATAATTAGGAAGAGCCTGGGGCCCATATCATACATGGAGCAATGGGGTGGTGTTGCCATTGCCGTGGGGCACGTTAAGGAGGCTCAATTCAGGAACATAGGGGGCGTCACAGTACTCCTACTACCCAACGACTGGGAGAGAGGATTACTAGTGGCTTTAGAGGACAGGGATAATTACTTACTAACGCTGGGGGTTTTAAGGAGGATTTACTACAGCAATGGTAAGGCCGTGATAGCCGTACCAAGAACCTTCGACAGGGAAGGCGAAATACACCACATAAGGCTTGGCATGGTCAGGCTCAATGAGAATTTCGAGGAGGTGGAGAAGGCCGTCTACATAAGTAGGGTTGAGAGCCTACTAACGGCGAAACCACAGACCATACTCAACCCCTAG
- a CDS encoding ASCH domain-containing protein: MVGVTRRVVYLGRHLMLRSKYLDKVRNGRFTTIRLGIVRPRYREVFIHSGGMVIARARIVDIRYKRVGELTDEDARVDGFMSKDDLIRELRGIYGDVGIDDWVTILTLEVTRFIGVKDDGTEGLAPIDIARLALRYNAYYGDEERVILTTLISEGSVRRAAIKLFNSLDGRFVIRRVLNRVLKRLVRMGVIGNAGFRDLD, from the coding sequence GTGGTTGGCGTGACGCGTAGGGTTGTTTACCTGGGTAGGCACCTAATGCTTAGGTCCAAGTACCTGGATAAGGTGAGGAATGGAAGGTTCACAACCATCAGACTGGGCATTGTGAGGCCCAGGTACAGGGAGGTCTTCATACACAGTGGTGGCATGGTGATTGCCAGGGCAAGGATAGTGGACATCAGGTATAAGAGGGTTGGTGAGTTAACGGATGAGGATGCCAGGGTTGATGGGTTCATGAGTAAGGACGACCTAATTAGGGAGTTGAGGGGGATATACGGCGATGTGGGGATTGATGATTGGGTAACTATACTAACCCTTGAGGTTACCAGGTTCATTGGGGTTAAGGATGACGGTACCGAGGGCCTGGCCCCCATCGACATAGCCAGGTTGGCCCTGAGGTACAATGCGTACTATGGTGATGAGGAGAGGGTCATACTCACCACGTTGATTAGTGAAGGTAGTGTTAGGAGGGCTGCCATTAAGTTATTTAATTCATTGGATGGTAGGTTCGTGATTAGGAGGGTGCTTAATAGGGTTCTTAAGAGGCTCGTTAGGATGGGCGTCATTGGCAATGCAGGGTTTAGGGACCTTGACTAA